The Castanea sativa cultivar Marrone di Chiusa Pesio chromosome 11, ASM4071231v1 genome contains a region encoding:
- the LOC142614888 gene encoding ATP synthase subunit delta', mitochondrial-like yields MFRRATGLLARPIISSARARTRPFSTDLPVTEAGDSNFIENWKKLIPNIDPPKTPLSFMQPRPPTPSSIPTKLTVNFVLPYASELASKEVDMIIIPATTGQMGVLPGHVATIAELKPGVMSVHEGNDTTKYFVSSGFAFIHANSFADVIAVEAVPLDHIDQSLVQKGLAEFTQKLSSASTDLEKAEAQIGVDVHSALNAALTG; encoded by the exons ATGTTCCGCCGAGCCACCGGCCTTCTGGCCCGACCCATTATCTCCTCAGCCAGAGCCAGGACTCGACCCTTCTCGACCGATCTCCCAGTTACTGAGGCCGGCGATTCAAACTTCATTGAAAATTGGAAGAAACTGATCCCAAATATCGATCCCCCAAAGACCCCTCTCTCCTTTATGCAGCCTCGCCCACCTACTCCATCTTCCATCCCCACCAAGCTCACCGTCAACTTCGTTCTTCCCTATGCTTCCGAGCTTGCCTCCAAAGAG GTTGACATGATCATAATACCAGCAACAACTGGGCAAATGGGTGTTCTTCCTGGACATGTAGCAACAATTGCGGAGTTGAAACCTGGGGTCATGTCAGTGCACGAAGGAAATGACACAACAAAGTATTTCGTCAGCAGTGGCTTTGCTTTCATCCATGCAAACTCATTTGCAGATGTTATTGCTGTGGAGGCTGTGCCTCTTGATCATATTGACCAAAGCCTTGTCCAGAAAGGGCTTGCAGAGTTCACTCAGAAGCTGAGCTCAGCCTCAACTGACTTGGAGAAAGCCGAAGCTCAAATTGGAGTTGATGTGCACAGTGCCCTCAATGCTGCCCTCACAGGCTAG